Proteins encoded within one genomic window of Peptococcaceae bacterium 1198_IL3148:
- the glyQ gene encoding glycine--tRNA ligase subunit alpha, with product MNFQQIILALNKFWSEQNCIIQQPYDIEKGAGTMNPATFLRALGPEPWRVAYVEPSRRPTDGRYGENPNRLQHYFQYQVILKPSPDDVIEVYLDSLRAIGIDPEQHDIRFVEDNWESPTLGAWGLGWEVWLDGMEITQFTYFQQCGGIDCKPVSAEITYGLERLATFIQGVDSVYDIEWVDGIKYGDVYHQNEVEQSAYNFEVADTDMLFKMFDMFEAEAIRVAERELVLPAYDYVLKCSHTFNLLDARGAISVSERTAYIGRVRHLARLCAQGYVQQREKLGYPLLKKEAK from the coding sequence ATGAATTTTCAGCAAATTATTTTAGCGTTAAATAAATTTTGGTCTGAACAGAACTGTATTATTCAACAACCCTATGACATTGAAAAGGGTGCTGGCACCATGAACCCAGCAACCTTCCTCCGGGCGCTAGGTCCTGAGCCTTGGCGGGTGGCCTATGTGGAACCTTCCCGTCGGCCCACCGATGGCCGCTACGGGGAGAACCCCAACCGGTTGCAACACTACTTCCAGTATCAAGTGATTTTAAAACCATCACCGGATGATGTTATTGAAGTGTATTTAGATAGTCTTAGAGCCATTGGCATTGACCCGGAACAGCACGATATTCGTTTTGTGGAAGACAACTGGGAGTCTCCCACTTTGGGAGCCTGGGGCCTTGGTTGGGAAGTGTGGTTGGATGGTATGGAGATTACCCAGTTTACCTACTTCCAGCAATGCGGTGGCATTGACTGCAAACCGGTATCCGCAGAGATCACCTATGGCTTGGAGCGGCTAGCCACCTTTATTCAAGGGGTGGACAGTGTTTATGACATTGAATGGGTAGATGGCATTAAATATGGTGACGTTTATCATCAAAACGAAGTGGAACAGTCTGCTTACAACTTTGAAGTGGCTGATACCGATATGCTGTTCAAAATGTTTGATATGTTTGAGGCCGAAGCCATTCGGGTGGCCGAAAGGGAACTGGTGCTACCGGCCTATGATTACGTACTTAAATGTTCCCACACCTTTAACCTGTTGGATGCCAGGGGGGCCATTAGCGTCAGCGAGCGCACCGCCTATATTGGTCGGGTGAGACACTTGGCTCGACTTTGTGCCCAAGGTTATGTGCAGCAGCGTGAAAAATTAGGCTACCCACTGCTGAAAAAGGAGGCAAAATAA